One Actinomadura viridis genomic region harbors:
- a CDS encoding alpha-L-rhamnosidase, with the protein MSGPQSAAAGPGLEPYGLRCDHRVEPLGIGENAPLLSWRLASARRGDAPTSHRVRVLAVRGGDGGEEIPVWDTGRVTDPEAVSVRYAGPALRSRTRYAWRVAVTGADGSVREAGSWFETGVLPGAGDAGWTASWITHDPADIDVVDAPEEGELALVDHGLQPAIRMRRPFTPGAAPVRARLYVTARGLYEMRLNGTRVGDGELAPGWTDYRDRVDYQVHDVTASLRDGENVLAATVADGWWSGFTGFDPRRSGAHYGTFPQLLAELHVEYAGGATEVIGTGPEWRTARGPIRYADLLMGECHDLRRETPGWDRPGFGEDPGAWRAAAVTGDDHDLLTASVAQPVRAVRELAPRAVTRLGERVHLVDFGQNFAGRVRLTVRGLPSGARVTIRHGEALDDGGALYTDNLRTAAATDVLIAGGAAETVFEPRFTYHGFRYAEITGLEEIDPAGVRGVVLHSDTPWAGEFTCSDPGVERLHHAIAWGQRSNFVSVPTDCPQRDERLGWLADAQVFLPTACLNADVAAFFDGWLREVRGAQSPAGCFTNVAPRLAGVADEGAPGWADAGVLVPWHLYTVYGDERVLERSFDSMAAWIDFVHRHNPDLVWRHRVGPHFADWLAPAPTPREVVATAYFARSTDLTARTAEIIGRDEDARRYGALAAHIRKTFTERFVTGGGRIEGDTQTAYLLALAFDLLPEELVPHAVERLVTLVREAGPGVTTGFLGVGLIAPVLDAHGHADLAHALLRRTDPPSWLYPLRHGATTIWERWDGYTEERGFQAAAMNSFNHYALGSVGEWLYRGVAGLDQAPGSVGYRELLVRPRPGRLTSARASYESVRGTVAAGWTLRDGVFTLEVTVPPGASATVHIPTADPGGVREGGRPVAEADGVRIAGAEPGTLRCRVTSGEYRFTADVQ; encoded by the coding sequence GTGAGCGGTCCCCAGAGCGCGGCCGCAGGGCCCGGCCTGGAGCCCTATGGCCTTCGCTGCGACCACCGCGTCGAGCCGCTGGGCATCGGCGAGAACGCTCCCCTCCTGTCGTGGCGGCTGGCCTCGGCACGGCGGGGCGACGCGCCGACGAGCCATCGGGTGCGCGTCCTCGCCGTGCGGGGCGGGGACGGCGGCGAGGAGATCCCCGTCTGGGACACCGGCCGGGTGACCGACCCGGAGGCCGTCTCCGTGCGGTACGCCGGCCCCGCCCTCCGCTCCCGGACCCGCTACGCCTGGCGGGTCGCCGTCACGGGGGCGGACGGCTCCGTGCGCGAGGCCGGGTCCTGGTTCGAGACCGGCGTCCTCCCCGGAGCCGGCGACGCGGGCTGGACGGCGTCCTGGATCACGCACGACCCCGCCGACATCGACGTCGTGGACGCCCCCGAGGAGGGCGAGCTGGCCCTGGTCGACCACGGCCTCCAGCCCGCGATCCGGATGCGCCGCCCGTTCACGCCCGGGGCGGCGCCGGTCCGCGCCCGCCTCTACGTCACCGCGCGCGGGCTCTACGAGATGCGCCTGAACGGGACCCGGGTCGGCGACGGCGAGCTCGCCCCCGGCTGGACCGACTACCGCGACCGCGTCGACTACCAGGTCCACGACGTCACCGCCTCCCTCCGGGACGGCGAGAACGTCCTCGCCGCGACCGTCGCGGACGGCTGGTGGAGCGGCTTCACCGGCTTCGACCCGCGCCGCTCCGGCGCCCACTACGGAACGTTCCCGCAACTCCTGGCCGAGCTGCACGTCGAGTACGCCGGCGGCGCCACCGAGGTCATCGGCACCGGCCCGGAGTGGCGCACCGCGCGCGGCCCGATCCGGTACGCCGACCTGCTCATGGGGGAGTGCCACGACCTCCGCCGCGAGACCCCCGGCTGGGACCGGCCCGGCTTCGGCGAGGACCCCGGGGCCTGGCGCGCCGCCGCGGTCACCGGCGACGACCACGACCTGCTCACCGCGTCGGTCGCCCAGCCCGTCCGCGCCGTCCGCGAGCTCGCCCCGCGCGCCGTCACCCGCCTCGGCGAGCGCGTCCACCTGGTCGACTTCGGCCAGAACTTCGCCGGCCGGGTCCGGCTCACCGTCCGCGGCCTGCCCTCCGGCGCCCGCGTGACGATCCGGCACGGCGAGGCCCTGGACGACGGCGGCGCGCTCTACACCGACAACCTCCGCACGGCCGCGGCCACCGACGTGCTGATCGCCGGAGGCGCGGCCGAGACCGTCTTCGAGCCCCGCTTCACCTACCACGGCTTCCGGTACGCCGAGATCACGGGCCTGGAGGAGATCGACCCGGCCGGCGTCCGGGGCGTCGTCCTGCACAGCGACACCCCGTGGGCGGGCGAGTTCACCTGCTCCGACCCCGGCGTGGAACGGCTGCACCACGCCATCGCCTGGGGCCAGCGCTCCAACTTCGTCAGCGTGCCCACCGACTGCCCGCAGCGCGACGAACGGCTCGGCTGGCTCGCCGACGCCCAGGTCTTCCTGCCGACCGCGTGCCTCAACGCCGACGTCGCCGCGTTCTTCGACGGCTGGCTGCGCGAGGTCCGCGGCGCCCAGTCGCCCGCCGGGTGCTTCACCAACGTGGCGCCGAGGCTGGCCGGGGTCGCCGACGAGGGCGCCCCCGGCTGGGCCGACGCGGGGGTCCTGGTGCCCTGGCACCTCTACACGGTGTACGGCGACGAACGCGTGCTGGAGCGTTCCTTCGACTCCATGGCCGCCTGGATCGACTTCGTCCACCGGCACAACCCCGATCTGGTGTGGCGGCACCGCGTCGGCCCGCACTTCGCCGACTGGCTCGCCCCCGCCCCGACGCCCCGCGAGGTCGTCGCCACCGCCTACTTCGCCCGCAGCACCGACCTCACCGCGCGGACCGCCGAGATCATCGGGCGGGACGAGGACGCCCGGCGGTACGGCGCGCTCGCCGCCCACATCCGCAAGACCTTCACCGAGCGGTTCGTGACCGGCGGCGGCCGGATCGAGGGCGACACCCAGACCGCCTACCTGCTGGCGCTCGCCTTCGACCTGCTGCCCGAGGAACTCGTCCCGCACGCCGTGGAACGCCTGGTCACCCTCGTCCGCGAGGCCGGCCCGGGCGTCACCACCGGCTTCCTGGGGGTGGGCCTGATCGCGCCGGTGCTGGACGCGCACGGCCACGCCGACCTGGCGCACGCCCTGCTGCGCCGGACCGACCCGCCGTCCTGGCTCTACCCGCTGCGGCACGGCGCCACCACCATCTGGGAGCGCTGGGACGGCTACACCGAGGAACGGGGCTTCCAGGCCGCGGCGATGAACTCGTTCAACCACTACGCGCTCGGCTCGGTCGGCGAGTGGCTGTACCGGGGCGTGGCCGGGCTCGACCAGGCGCCCGGCTCGGTCGGCTACCGCGAGCTGCTCGTCCGTCCCAGGCCCGGCCGGCTGACCTCGGCCCGCGCCTCCTACGAGTCGGTGCGCGGCACCGTCGCCGCCGGATGGACCCTCCGGGACGGCGTGTTCACCCTGGAGGTCACCGTGCCGCCGGGGGCGTCCGCCACCGTGCACATCCCCACGGCCGATCCCGGCGGGGTGCGCGAGGGCGGGCGGCCGGTGGCCGAGGCCGACGGCGTACGGATCGCCGGCGCGGAGCCCGGGACGCTCCGCTGCCGGGTGACATCGGGGGAATACCGCTTCACCGCGGACGTTCAGTGA
- a CDS encoding CrcB family protein, whose amino-acid sequence MPEARPLADRTPDRTPDRTPGHSADHSADPAAGPPPRRRRPALRRAPWATLAAISAGGVLGAVARYGLTVAFGHGPAEFAWAIFAVNTTGCLLIGVLMVAVTEAWQVHPLARPFLGVGILGGFTTFSTYVVDVQLAFRAGAPFTALAYLAATPVCALLAVYAGVRLTRLLTRPREGSR is encoded by the coding sequence GTGCCCGAGGCCCGACCGCTTGCCGACCGCACCCCCGACCGCACCCCCGACCGCACCCCCGGCCACAGCGCCGACCACAGCGCCGATCCGGCCGCCGGGCCGCCACCGCGGCGACGGCGGCCCGCGCTCCGCCGCGCCCCCTGGGCGACCCTGGCCGCGATCTCGGCGGGCGGGGTCCTCGGGGCGGTGGCCCGGTACGGCCTCACCGTCGCCTTCGGTCACGGCCCGGCGGAGTTCGCCTGGGCGATCTTCGCCGTCAACACCACCGGATGCCTGCTGATCGGGGTGCTCATGGTGGCCGTCACCGAGGCCTGGCAGGTCCATCCGCTGGCCCGCCCGTTCCTCGGGGTCGGGATCCTGGGCGGGTTCACCACCTTCTCCACCTACGTCGTCGACGTCCAGCTGGCGTTCCGCGCCGGGGCGCCGTTCACCGCGCTGGCCTACCTGGCCGCCACACCGGTGTGCGCGCTGCTCGCCGTCTACGCGGGGGTACGCCTGACCCGCCTGCTCACCCGCCCGCGCGAGGGGTCCCGATGA
- a CDS encoding LacI family DNA-binding transcriptional regulator encodes MTITDPSGEPAPAPATRTPTLEHVARLAGVSPATASRVLTGSARVSRAARLQVEEAVERLGYVRRRPPDPGRETSGAIAAVLCEDSARVFGDPFYARLLWGARRELDGRALIVLMVGRADEWRATADYLRGGRVEGVLLVGAHRRPAALVQAAAGAPVVLAGRPLGEAALPYVDVDNRGGARTAVRHLLASGRRRIGTIAGPAELGAGVDRLAGYRLAAEEAGMDVAGLVGHGDFGRLSGEHAMTRLLDRRPDLDAVLAASDLMAVGALRALRRAGRRVPDDVAVVGFDDAPVARQVRPRLTTVRQPAEDLGARLVRELRCHAGGRPIGDRGVVLKTRLVVRESG; translated from the coding sequence GTGACGATCACCGACCCCTCCGGTGAGCCGGCCCCCGCCCCGGCGACCCGGACCCCCACCCTCGAGCACGTCGCCCGGCTCGCGGGCGTCTCCCCGGCGACGGCCTCGCGCGTGCTCACCGGTTCGGCGCGGGTCAGCCGCGCGGCCCGGCTGCAGGTGGAAGAGGCCGTGGAACGCCTCGGCTACGTGCGCCGCCGCCCCCCGGACCCCGGCCGGGAGACCTCCGGCGCGATCGCGGCGGTGCTGTGCGAGGACAGCGCCCGGGTCTTCGGCGACCCGTTCTACGCCCGCCTGCTGTGGGGCGCGCGCCGCGAGCTGGACGGCCGGGCGCTGATCGTGCTCATGGTCGGCCGGGCCGACGAGTGGCGGGCGACCGCCGACTACCTGCGCGGCGGGCGCGTGGAGGGCGTGCTGCTGGTCGGCGCGCACCGGCGGCCCGCGGCGCTGGTGCAGGCGGCGGCCGGCGCCCCGGTGGTGCTGGCCGGGCGCCCGCTCGGCGAGGCGGCGCTGCCGTACGTGGACGTCGACAACCGGGGCGGGGCGCGTACCGCGGTGCGGCACCTGCTGGCGTCCGGGCGCCGCCGGATCGGCACCATCGCCGGGCCGGCCGAGCTGGGCGCCGGCGTCGACCGGCTGGCCGGGTACCGGCTCGCCGCAGAGGAGGCCGGGATGGACGTCGCCGGGCTGGTCGGCCACGGCGACTTCGGCCGGCTCTCCGGCGAGCACGCGATGACCCGGCTGCTGGACCGCCGGCCCGACCTGGACGCCGTGCTGGCCGCGTCCGACCTGATGGCGGTGGGCGCCCTGCGCGCGCTGCGCCGCGCCGGCCGCCGGGTGCCCGACGACGTCGCGGTGGTCGGCTTCGACGACGCCCCGGTCGCCCGGCAGGTACGGCCGCGGCTGACGACCGTGCGGCAGCCGGCCGAGGACCTGGGCGCCCGGCTCGTCCGGGAACTGCGGTGCCACGCCGGCGGCCGGCCGATCGGCGACCGCGGGGTGGTGCTCAAGACCAGGCTGGTCGTCCGGGAGTCGGGGTGA
- a CDS encoding erythromycin esterase family protein produces the protein MSEVDEVRGSALPLETAADLDPLMERIGDARFVLLGEASHGTHEYYAWRAALTRRLITERGFSFVAVEGDWPDCWRVNDSVTLAEGAPADPKTVLDGYRRWPTWMWANQETANFCRWLRARNTGRPYGRRAGFYGLDVYSLWESLRAVIAYLSEHRPEHVERALAAYRCFEPYGEDPQSYAWSTELAPGGCSDEVLTMLAGMRRPEADPADPAPAKALNAWQNAEVAAGAEQYYRALIGGGARSWNVRDVHMADTLDRLLDFHDGTARAVVWAHNTHVGDARATDMAARGMINLGQLVRERHGRDQVVVVGFAGGHGEVIAASRWGAPMETMIVPRARHDTLEALLEETELPGALYVFADRPDASWLTSTRGHRAIGVLYDPARDRNNYVPTRLADRYDALCWFRRTSTLEPLHLEAARRDELATLPSGV, from the coding sequence GTGAGCGAAGTCGATGAGGTCCGCGGATCCGCCCTTCCGCTGGAGACCGCCGCCGATCTGGACCCGCTCATGGAGCGCATCGGCGACGCGCGCTTCGTGCTGCTGGGCGAGGCCAGCCACGGCACCCACGAGTACTACGCCTGGCGCGCCGCGCTGACCAGGCGGCTCATCACCGAGCGCGGGTTCTCCTTCGTCGCGGTCGAGGGCGACTGGCCCGACTGCTGGCGGGTGAACGACAGCGTCACGCTGGCGGAGGGGGCGCCGGCCGACCCCAAGACCGTCCTGGACGGGTACCGCCGCTGGCCGACCTGGATGTGGGCCAACCAGGAGACGGCGAACTTCTGCCGCTGGCTGCGCGCCCGCAACACCGGGCGGCCGTACGGGCGGAGGGCGGGCTTCTACGGCCTGGACGTCTACAGCCTGTGGGAGTCCCTGCGCGCCGTCATCGCCTACCTGTCCGAGCACCGGCCCGAGCATGTGGAGAGGGCGCTGGCCGCCTACCGCTGCTTCGAGCCGTACGGTGAGGACCCGCAGTCGTACGCCTGGAGCACCGAGCTGGCCCCGGGCGGCTGCTCGGACGAGGTGCTGACGATGCTGGCGGGGATGCGCCGCCCCGAGGCCGACCCCGCCGACCCCGCCCCGGCCAAGGCCCTGAACGCCTGGCAGAACGCCGAGGTGGCGGCGGGCGCCGAGCAGTACTACCGCGCCCTGATCGGCGGCGGCGCGCGGTCCTGGAACGTGCGGGACGTGCACATGGCCGACACCCTCGACCGGCTGCTGGACTTCCACGACGGGACGGCGCGGGCCGTGGTCTGGGCGCACAACACCCACGTCGGCGACGCGCGGGCCACCGACATGGCCGCCCGCGGCATGATCAACCTCGGGCAGCTGGTCCGCGAACGGCACGGCCGGGACCAGGTCGTGGTGGTCGGGTTCGCCGGCGGCCACGGTGAGGTGATCGCCGCGTCCCGGTGGGGCGCCCCGATGGAGACCATGATCGTTCCCAGGGCCCGGCACGACACGCTCGAAGCCCTCCTGGAGGAGACCGAGCTGCCGGGCGCGCTGTACGTCTTCGCCGACCGGCCGGACGCCTCCTGGCTCACGTCCACCCGCGGGCACCGTGCCATCGGCGTCCTGTACGACCCGGCCCGCGACCGGAACAACTACGTGCCCACCCGGCTCGCCGACCGGTACGACGCCCTGTGCTGGTTCCGCCGGACCTCCACTCTGGAACCGCTGCATCTGGAGGCCGCGCGCCGGGACGAACTGGCGACGCTTCCCAGCGGCGTCTGA
- a CDS encoding DeoR/GlpR family DNA-binding transcription regulator → MTRDGSGRGGPERRRRDITDHVLSEGSVTAADLAARFGVSLMTIHRDLDELERQGIVRKYRGGVTAQPSGVFESNVAYRLKSMRTAKEAIAARALELVEPGMAIMLDDSTTALALARRLTGITPLTVITNFLEAINLLAVRPDIRLMALGGDYDPLHNSFLGVSCADAIESLNVDLCFVSTSAVSGGFAYHQEQHIVSVKRAMLGAAARNVLLVDHSKLGRVALHRVAPLSSFDRLIVDDAADGESLRDLDEHKVPYEIAAT, encoded by the coding sequence ATGACCAGGGACGGCAGCGGGCGCGGCGGCCCCGAACGGCGCCGCCGGGACATCACCGACCATGTGCTCTCCGAGGGCTCGGTGACCGCCGCCGATCTCGCCGCGCGGTTCGGGGTCAGTCTCATGACCATCCACCGCGATCTCGACGAGCTGGAACGCCAGGGCATCGTGCGCAAGTACCGGGGCGGCGTCACCGCGCAGCCGTCCGGGGTGTTCGAGAGCAACGTCGCCTACCGGCTGAAATCGATGCGCACCGCCAAGGAGGCCATCGCCGCGCGGGCGCTGGAGCTGGTCGAGCCCGGCATGGCGATCATGCTGGACGACTCCACCACCGCGCTCGCCCTGGCCCGCCGGCTGACCGGCATCACACCGCTCACCGTGATCACCAACTTCCTGGAGGCGATCAACCTCCTGGCGGTCCGGCCCGACATCAGGCTGATGGCGCTCGGCGGCGACTACGACCCCCTGCACAACTCCTTCCTCGGCGTCTCCTGCGCGGACGCGATCGAGTCGCTGAACGTCGACCTGTGCTTCGTGTCGACCTCGGCGGTCTCCGGCGGGTTCGCCTACCACCAGGAGCAGCACATCGTCTCGGTGAAGCGGGCGATGCTCGGCGCGGCGGCGCGCAACGTCCTGCTGGTCGACCACTCCAAGCTCGGCCGGGTCGCGCTGCACCGGGTCGCTCCGCTGTCCTCGTTCGACCGCCTGATCGTGGACGACGCGGCCGACGGCGAGTCGCTGCGCGATCTGGACGAGCACAAGGTCCCCTACGAGATCGCGGCGACCTGA
- a CDS encoding AraC family transcriptional regulator encodes MDVLAESLGGIQARGALFRQAVMDPPWALRFDVGVPLTLVTMLRGRAWAVPAEGEPVPLGPRDIALVRGPAPFTVADDPATPPGYRVTAADHCARADGTEAGAELFRGVRTCGVRPDAPALLLAGAFDGGSGAGGRLLRTLPGLLVVRDGAVLGPTLDLVAAEVATDRPGQQVVLDRLLDLTLVSALRAWFDRHPADAPPWYRAMEDPVAGPALALLHGDPARPWTVAALAAEAGVSRATLGRRFTERVGEPPMAYLARWRIAMAADLLRETDATVGSIARRVGYADAFALSVAFKRLYGTRPSEYRAAAAGGRGWSEATRYASESSQPWV; translated from the coding sequence ATGGACGTACTGGCCGAGTCGCTGGGCGGGATCCAGGCCCGGGGTGCCCTGTTCCGGCAGGCGGTCATGGACCCGCCCTGGGCGCTGCGGTTCGATGTCGGCGTTCCGCTGACGCTGGTCACGATGCTGCGCGGCCGGGCGTGGGCGGTCCCGGCGGAGGGGGAGCCGGTGCCGCTCGGCCCCCGCGACATCGCGCTCGTCCGCGGTCCCGCGCCGTTCACCGTCGCCGACGACCCGGCCACCCCGCCTGGGTACCGGGTCACCGCCGCCGACCACTGCGCCCGCGCCGACGGCACCGAGGCCGGCGCCGAGCTCTTCCGGGGCGTGCGGACGTGCGGCGTCCGTCCCGACGCCCCGGCCCTGCTGCTCGCCGGGGCCTTCGACGGCGGGAGCGGTGCCGGCGGGCGGCTGCTGCGGACGCTGCCCGGCCTGCTGGTGGTCCGGGACGGCGCCGTGCTGGGCCCGACCCTGGACCTGGTCGCCGCGGAGGTCGCCACGGACCGGCCCGGGCAGCAGGTGGTGCTCGACCGGCTCCTGGACCTCACGCTGGTCTCCGCCCTCCGGGCCTGGTTCGACCGGCACCCGGCGGACGCGCCGCCCTGGTACCGGGCGATGGAGGATCCGGTGGCGGGCCCCGCGCTGGCCCTGCTGCACGGCGATCCGGCACGTCCCTGGACGGTGGCGGCGCTGGCCGCCGAGGCCGGGGTGTCCCGCGCCACGCTCGGCCGCCGCTTCACCGAGCGGGTCGGCGAACCCCCGATGGCCTACCTCGCACGCTGGCGGATCGCGATGGCCGCCGACCTGCTGCGCGAGACGGACGCGACCGTGGGCTCGATCGCCCGCAGGGTCGGGTACGCCGACGCCTTCGCGCTGAGCGTCGCCTTCAAGCGCCTGTACGGCACCCGCCCCAGCGAGTACCGCGCGGCGGCGGCCGGGGGCCGGGGGTGGTCCGAGGCCACGCGCTATGCTTCCGAGAGTTCCCAGCCGTGGGTGTGA
- a CDS encoding NAD(P)H-binding protein — protein MARRPILVLGGTGKSGRRVASLLRDRGTPFRLGSRSSEPPFDWTDPATWDLALKDVTAVYVVPLDGAMLTRPFVERAVELGVERIVLLSGRGLDTPGYADEDGDAGESHRDGERAVRACGAAWTIVRPGWFAQNFSEGFFRDAVLAGELRLPAGDGAVSFVDAEDIAAVAVAALTEDGHAGKVYELSGPRALTLAEAAAEISKASGREVRYVPLTTDEYVAELVAQGLPLSDARDHDNMISPIRRGMDAHLSNGVQRALGRPPSDFAGFAEKAAAAGAWDA, from the coding sequence ATGGCCAGGCGTCCCATCCTCGTTCTCGGCGGCACCGGCAAGTCCGGCCGCCGCGTCGCTTCCCTGCTGCGCGACCGAGGGACACCGTTCCGCCTGGGCTCCCGCTCCAGCGAGCCGCCGTTCGACTGGACCGACCCCGCCACCTGGGACCTCGCCCTGAAGGACGTGACGGCGGTCTACGTCGTGCCGCTCGACGGGGCCATGCTCACGCGCCCCTTCGTCGAGCGCGCGGTGGAGCTGGGGGTCGAACGGATCGTCCTGCTGTCGGGGCGCGGGCTGGACACACCGGGGTACGCGGACGAGGACGGCGACGCCGGGGAGAGCCACCGGGACGGGGAGCGCGCGGTGCGCGCCTGCGGCGCCGCGTGGACGATCGTGCGGCCGGGCTGGTTCGCGCAGAACTTCAGCGAGGGCTTCTTCCGGGACGCCGTGCTGGCCGGGGAGCTGCGCCTTCCCGCCGGGGACGGCGCGGTCTCCTTCGTCGACGCCGAGGACATCGCCGCCGTCGCGGTGGCCGCCCTCACCGAGGACGGCCACGCCGGGAAGGTCTACGAGCTGTCCGGTCCCCGGGCGCTGACCCTCGCCGAGGCCGCCGCCGAGATCTCGAAGGCGTCCGGGCGTGAGGTCCGGTACGTCCCGCTCACCACGGACGAGTACGTCGCCGAGCTGGTCGCGCAGGGCCTGCCGCTCTCGGACGCGCGGGACCACGACAACATGATCTCGCCCATCCGGCGCGGGATGGACGCCCACCTCTCCAACGGCGTCCAGCGGGCTCTCGGGCGCCCGCCGTCCGACTTCGCCGGTTTCGCCGAGAAGGCCGCGGCGGCGGGGGCCTGGGACGCCTGA
- a CDS encoding DUF190 domain-containing protein, with translation MTPTGPALRLTILVGESDRRHHRPLYHEIVARAHAAGLAGASVLRGIEGYGSTSRIHTSRILSLSEDLPVAVVIVDAEDRIRGFLPRLADLEGLGLVTLEPVEVVPPGRRDGEAR, from the coding sequence ATGACGCCGACCGGCCCGGCCCTGCGGCTGACGATCCTCGTCGGGGAGAGCGACCGCCGGCATCACCGCCCGCTCTACCACGAGATCGTCGCGCGGGCCCACGCCGCCGGGCTGGCCGGCGCCAGCGTGCTGCGCGGCATCGAGGGCTACGGGTCCACCAGCCGGATCCACACCAGCCGCATCCTGTCGCTCTCGGAGGACCTGCCGGTGGCGGTCGTCATCGTGGACGCCGAGGACCGGATCCGCGGCTTCCTCCCCCGGCTGGCGGACCTGGAGGGCCTGGGGCTGGTCACCCTGGAACCGGTCGAGGTCGTCCCGCCCGGCCGGCGGGACGGGGAGGCGCGGTGA
- a CDS encoding fluoride efflux transporter FluC: MTVLLVALGAAIGAPLRYLADRAVQARHDTVFPWGTFAVNVAGSGLLGLLAALPAGHGVTALAGTGFCGALTTYSTLGYETLRLAEDGARAFALLNALLSIAAGLGAAYCGMAVAQALIGS; encoded by the coding sequence GTGACGGTCCTGCTGGTCGCGCTGGGCGCCGCGATCGGGGCGCCGCTGCGCTACCTGGCCGACCGGGCCGTCCAGGCCCGCCACGACACGGTCTTCCCCTGGGGCACCTTCGCCGTCAACGTCGCCGGCTCCGGGCTGCTGGGCCTCCTGGCCGCGCTCCCCGCCGGTCACGGGGTGACGGCGCTGGCCGGCACCGGGTTCTGCGGCGCGCTGACCACCTACTCCACCCTCGGGTACGAGACGCTGCGGCTGGCCGAGGACGGCGCGCGCGCCTTCGCGCTGCTCAACGCCCTCCTCTCCATCGCCGCCGGCCTGGGCGCGGCGTACTGCGGCATGGCCGTCGCCCAGGCGCTCATCGGCTCCTGA
- a CDS encoding nitroreductase/quinone reductase family protein encodes MPIDFNQQIIEEFRSSGGRLSGPFEGARLLLLTTTGARSGARHTTPLGYLPDGERVLVIASAGGAEKNPDWFHNLVADPRVTVENGVFVYDAVATVLEGAERDRVFARAAEADPGWADYQARTSRVIPVVALEAAGPPRPDAPSLGAGLKVIHDAFRRELALIRKEIAGSGPRLGAQLRVNCLTVCQGLHHHHAGEDGAIFPFLADRRPELAPVLERLDGEHRKIAALLGDLQEAVSAEGADPALVRAEVERLTEELEAHLDYEEEQLIPILDATAL; translated from the coding sequence GTGCCGATCGACTTCAACCAGCAGATCATTGAGGAGTTCCGTTCCAGCGGCGGGCGGCTCAGCGGTCCCTTCGAGGGGGCCCGGCTGCTCCTGCTGACCACCACCGGCGCGCGTTCGGGCGCCCGGCACACCACGCCGCTCGGCTACCTGCCCGACGGTGAGCGGGTCCTGGTGATCGCCTCGGCGGGCGGGGCGGAGAAGAACCCGGACTGGTTCCACAACCTGGTGGCCGACCCCCGGGTCACGGTCGAGAACGGAGTCTTCGTCTACGACGCCGTGGCCACCGTCCTGGAGGGAGCCGAACGCGACCGCGTCTTCGCCCGCGCGGCCGAGGCCGATCCCGGCTGGGCCGACTACCAGGCCAGGACGTCGCGGGTCATCCCCGTGGTCGCCCTCGAGGCGGCCGGGCCGCCGAGGCCGGACGCGCCGTCGCTGGGCGCGGGCCTGAAGGTGATCCACGACGCGTTCCGCCGTGAACTGGCGCTGATCCGCAAGGAGATCGCCGGGTCGGGGCCGCGGCTGGGCGCCCAGCTCCGGGTCAACTGCCTGACCGTCTGCCAGGGGCTGCACCACCACCACGCCGGCGAGGACGGCGCGATCTTCCCGTTCCTCGCCGACCGCCGGCCCGAGCTGGCCCCCGTCCTGGAACGCCTGGACGGCGAGCACCGCAAGATCGCCGCCCTGCTCGGCGACCTCCAGGAGGCGGTCTCCGCGGAGGGAGCGGACCCCGCGCTCGTCCGGGCCGAGGTCGAGCGGCTGACCGAGGAGCTGGAGGCCCACCTGGACTACGAGGAGGAGCAGCTGATCCCGATCCTGGACGCCACCGCCCTGTGA